In one Calonectris borealis chromosome 23, bCalBor7.hap1.2, whole genome shotgun sequence genomic region, the following are encoded:
- the CDA gene encoding LOW QUALITY PROTEIN: cytidine deaminase (The sequence of the model RefSeq protein was modified relative to this genomic sequence to represent the inferred CDS: inserted 2 bases in 2 codons): MLPGVWPHAGALSRQGXPAYFPGEEIFNCGVSGQGRRXAGMEGGGQRPAPAAPPGRPQGECLQLLLRRSREAKNRAYCPYSRFPVGAALLTASGEIFSGCNVENACYSLGVCAERTAIQKAISEGHSSFRAMAIASDMGDHFIVPCGACRQVMREFGTDWDVYLTKADGTYIVKRLEELLPLSFGPEDLKKV; this comes from the exons ATGCTTCCCGGGGTTTGGCCGCACGCTGGGGCGTTATCCCGGCAGG GGCCAGCCTATTTTCCAGGTGAGGAAATATTTAACTGCGGCGtcagcgggcagggcaggc gcGCAGGCATGGAGGGCGgtgggcagcgcccggcccctgctgcccccccgggccggccccaGGGCGagtgcctgcagctcctgctgcgcCGCAGCCGCGAGGCCAAAAACCGTGCCTATTGCCCCTACAGCCGCTTCCCGGTGGGTGCCGCGCTGCTCACCGCCAGCGGGGAGATCTTCTCTG GGTGCAACGTGGAGAATGCTTGCTACAGCCTGGGGGTGTGCGCCGAGCGCACCGCCATCCAGAAAGCCATCTCGGAGGGGCACAGCAGCTTCAGGGCCATGGCCATCGCCAG TGACATGGGGGACCACTTCATCGTGCCCTGCGGCGCCTGCAGACAAGTGATGAGAGAG TTCGGCACAGACTGGGATGTCTACCTCACCAAAGCTGATGGCACCTATATCGTCaagaggctggaggagctgctgccacTCTCCTTCGGCCCTGAGGACCTGAAGAAGGTGTGA
- the AGMAT gene encoding guanidino acid hydrolase, mitochondrial, with protein sequence MFVPGVCREADCAVRKGGSREGEREARAQSLPFPEQQGVRPHFEPRGGRREGWWRRLALCPAAALQPRRDSLRSTPRSTPRGAEGRSPWGRMRRLLWAGCSQLLPREAGLHARKLSAAAAAAAPRCSLWPPALLATSGSSPSASAGLLPAPGHGAPCRWGSQFNVPPSALFVARPVGVCSMMKLPVQASAEGLDAAFVGVPLDTGTSNRPGARFGPRQIRAESAMVRRYNGSTGAAPFDSLQVADIGDVNVNLYNLPDSCRLIRESYQKIVASGCVPLTLGGDHTITYPILQAVAEKHGPVGLVHVDAHTDTGDRALGEEIYHGTPFRRCVEEGLLDCSRVVQIGIRGSSYDPDPYEYCRDQGFRVVPAEECWRKSLLPLMGEVRKQMGAQPVYISFDIDALDPAYAPGTGTPEIAGLTPAQALEIIRGCKGLNVVGCDLVEVAPMYDVSGNTALLGANLLFEMLCVLPRVTTM encoded by the exons ATGTTTGTTCCTGGTGTTTGCCGGGAAGCGGACTGTGCCGTGCGGAAAGGGGGCAGCCGGGAGGGGGAACGCGAGGCCCGAGCCCAATCTCTGCCCTTCCCCGAGCAGCAGGGTGTCCGGCCGCACTTTGAACCCCGGGGAGGGCGGAGGGAGGGATGGTGGAGGCGGCTGGCTCTCTGCCCGGCTGCGGCACTCCAGCCGAGACGGGACAGCCTCCGCAGCACCCCTCGCTCCACTCCGCGTGGGGCAGAGGGTCGGAGCCCGTGGGGCAGGATGAGGCGCCTGCtctgggctggctgcagccagctgctgccccGGGAAGCCGGGCTCCATGCTCGCAAGCTGTCTGCGGCTGCTGCAGCGGCTGCCCCACGCTGCAGCCTGTGGCCCCCGGCTCTTCTGGCCACCTCCGGCTCCTCGCCCAGTGCGTCCGCGGGgctcctcccggccccggggcacGGGGCCCCTTGCCGCTGGGGCTCGCAGTTCAAcgtgccccccagtgccctgtTCGTGGCCCGGCCTGTGGGGGTCTGCTCCATGATGAAACTGCCCGTTCAAGCATCGGCGGAGGGACTGGACGCAGCTTTCGTCGGTGTCCCTCTAGACACGGGCACGTCCAACCGTCCGGGAGCCAG GTTCGGTCCGCGCCAGATCCGGGCCGAGTCGGCGATGGTGAGGAGGTACAACGGCAGCACCGGGGCAGCGCCTTTCGACTCCCTGCAGGTGGCTGACATCGGGGACGTGAACGTGAACCTCTATAACCTGCCCGACAGCTGCCGCCTCATCCGAGAGTCCTACCAGAAGATAGTGGCCTCTGGCTGCGTGCCCCTCACCTTGG GTGGAGATCACACCATAACATACCCCATCCTGCAGGCCGTGGCAGAAAA GCACGGTCCCGTGGGACTGGTGCACGTGGATGCCCACACCGACACCGGAGACAGAGCCCTGGGGGAGGAGATCTACCACGGGACCCCGTTCCGGCGCTGCGTGGAGGAAGGGCTGCTGGACTGCAGCCGTGTGGTCCAGATCGGTATCCGAGGCTCCTCCTATGACCCCGATCCTTACGAGTACTGCCGGGACCAG GGTTTCCGGGTGGTCCCGGCTGAAGAGTGCTGGAGGAAGTCCCTGCTGCCGCTGATGGGGGAGGTGAGGAAGCAGATGGGGGCCCAGCCGGTGTACATCAGTTTCGATATCGATGCGCTAGACCCCGCGTACGCTCCGGGCACCGGGACGCCAGAGATAGCCGGGCTCACACCTGCGCAG gctttGGAGATCATTCGTGGCTGCAAAGGGCTGAACGTAGTGGGATGTGACCTTGTAGAAGTTGCGCCGATGTACGATGTCTCCG GTAACACAGCCCTCCTGGGGGCAAACCTGCTGTTCGAGATGCTGTGCGTTCTCCCCAGGGTGACGACAATGTGA
- the MUL1 gene encoding mitochondrial ubiquitin ligase activator of NFKB 1 — protein MEGGGRPSAAQAALLAASTALTALVYSVYRQKARVARGLEGARRVRLDGDLRAVLLEAPGRCVPYAVIEGVVRSVKETLSSQFVENCKGVVQRLTLQEHKMVWNRTTHLWNDYEKIIHQRTNTTPFDLVPQEEGAGVTVRVMKPLDAAELSLETVYEKFHPSVQSFTDVIGHYISGERPKGIQETEQMLKVGTALTGVGELVLDNTMIKLQPPKQGMPYYLSSVDFDSLLQKQESNVRFWKILTVVFGFATCAVLFFILRKQYRHHREQQHLKQMQDEFRQAQERLMREMNVEGGETLKHACVICLSNTKSCVFLECGHVCSCNECYQALPEPKRCPICRQAIARVVPLYNS, from the exons ATGGAGGGTGGCGGGCGGCCCTCGGCCGCGCAGGCCGCGCTGCTGGCCGCCAGCACCGCCCTTACCGCCCTGGTCTACTCCGTCTACCGGCAGAAGGCCCGCGTCGCCCGCGGCCTCGAG GGCGCCAGGAGGGTCCGGCTGGACGGGGACCTGCGGGCGGTGCTGCTGGAGGCGCCGGGGCGCTGCGTCCCCTACGCGGTCATCGAAG GCGTGGTGCGGTCCGTTAAGGAGACCCTGAGCAGCCAGTTTGTGGAGAACTGCAAGGGCGTCGTCCAGAGGCTGACGCTGCAGGAGCATAAGATGGTGTGGAACCGAACAACCCATCTCTG GAACGACTACGAGAAGATCATCCACCAGAGAACCAACACCACCCCCTTTGACCTGGTCCCGCAGGAGGAAGGTGCTGGCGTCACTGTCAGGGTGATGAAGCCGCTGGATGCCGCCGAGCTCAGCCTGGAGACGGTGTACGAGAAATTTCATCCCTCCGTCCAGTCCTTCACCGACGTCATCGGCCACTACATCAGCGGAGAGCGCCCGAAGGGCATTCAGGAGACGGAGCAGATGCTGAAGGTGGGCACGGCGCTGACGGGGGTGGGAGAGCTGGTCCTGGATAACACCATGATCAAGCTGCAGCCCCCGAAGCAGGGCATGCCCTACTACCTGAGCAGCGTGGATTTCGACTCCTTGCTGCAGAAACAAGAATCGAACGTCCGGTTCTGGAAAATCCTGACCGTCGTTTTCGGTTTTGCCACCTGCGCCGTCCTGTTCTTCATCCTACGGAAGCAATACCGGCATCACCGAGAGCAGCAGCACCTCAAGCAAATGCAGGATGAATTCCGGCAGGCCCAGGAGCGCCTGATGCGCGAAATGAACGTGGAGGGCGGAGAGACGCTCAAACACGCCTGCGTCATCTGCTTGAGCAACACCAAATCCTGCGTCTTCCTGGAGTGCGGGCACGTTTGCTCTTGCAACGAGTGCTACCAGGCTCTCCCTGAGCCCAAAAGGTGCCCGATCTGCAGGCAGGCCATCGCCAGGGTAGTTCCCTTATACAACAGTTAA
- the FAM43B gene encoding protein FAM43B produces MLPWRRSKFVLVENERKCKGKSLGPGLSYAALLAGFLRSCPDLLPDCPLERLGSVFRGKRQKVELNKEDPTYTVRYLGNAVTLHAKGEGCTEEAVGKIWAKSDAGAGGAKMKLTLGPQGIRMTPCEKGARRPGHAYLLHRITYCAADRRHPKVFAWVYRHQVKNKAVVLRCHAVLVSKADKARAMALLLYQTSASAFNEFKRLKRQNDFRHVQQQLLGDAIVPLVPLRRLLNAKCPYRPPAERARCAPRLSSILEEEEEEAFGTGAPRGDGGPAAVLRLAREMRGCSLRGPRPLAC; encoded by the coding sequence ATGCTGCCCTGGCGCCGGAGCAAGTTTGTGCTGGTGGAAAATGAACGTAAGTGCAAAGGCAAGAgcctggggccggggctgagctACGCCGCGCTGCTGGCCGGCTTCCTGCGCTCCTGCCCGGACCTGCTGCCTGACTGCCCGCTCGAGCGGCTGGGCAGCGTCTTCCGCGGCAAACGCCAGAAAGTGGAGCTGAACAAGGAGGACCCGACGTACACGGTGCGGTACCTGGGCAACGCCGTCACCCTGCACGCCAAGGGCGAGGGCTGCACGGAGGAGGCGGTGGGCAAGATCTGGGCTAAGAGCGAcgcgggagccggcggggccAAGATGAAGCTGACGTTGGGACCGCAAGGCATCCGTATGACCCCCTGCGAGAAGGGAGCCCGCCGGCCAGGCCACGCGTACCTCCTGCACCGCATCACCTACTGCGCCGCCGACCGCCGGCACCCCAAGGTCTTCGCCTGGGTTTACCGGCACCAGGTGAAGAACAAGGCGGTGGTGCTGCGCTGCCACGCCGTCCTGGTCTCCAAAGCCGACAAGGCGCGCGCCATGGCCCTGCTCCTCTACCAGACCTCCGCCTCCGCCTTCAACGAGTTCAAGCGCCTCAAGAGGCAGAACGATTTCCGCCatgtccagcagcagctcctgggcgACGCCATCGTCCCCTTGGTGCCCCTCCGCAGGCTGCTCAACGCCAAGTGTCCCTACCGCCCGCCCGCCGAGAGGGCCCGCTGCGCCCCCCGCCTCAGCTCcatcctggaggaggaggaggaggaggccttCGGCACCGGCGCACCCCGGGGGGACGGCGGTCCCGCCGCCGTGCTGCGGCTGGCCAGGGAGATGCGGGGGTGCAGCCTGCGCGGCCCCCGGCCCCTGGCGTGCTGA
- the CAMK2N1 gene encoding calcium/calmodulin-dependent protein kinase II inhibitor 1 — protein sequence MSEGPPYGEGQLAGDAAVGQLPFPVRLRGPDGLLAGGQGKRPPKLGQIGRSKRVVIEDDRIDDVLQNLSEKAPPGV from the exons atgTCGGAGGGGCCGCCCTACGGCGAGGGGCAGCTGGCGGGGGACGCGGCCGTGGGGCAGCTGCCCTTCCCCGTCCGGCTCCGCGGCCCCGACGGCCTCCTCGCCGGCGGGCAGGGCAAGCGGCCGCCCAAGCTGGGGCAGATCGGCCGCAGCAAGAGAG tggTTATTGAAGATGATAGAATTGATGATGTGCTGCAAAATCTCTCGGAAAAGGCCCCTCCAGGTGTTTAA
- the PINK1 gene encoding serine/threonine-protein kinase PINK1, mitochondrial — MAVRLLLARALRLLPRCRLPRAPRPDPRPDPRPAPPPSPWRPWLSWLPAARRLLLRGPASGLAAVARRGRGGACLALALALGLVEPRLEEQRRAEAACRNIQTVFVGKNKPQKDPLSAFRWQGFKLEEYLIGQPIGKGCSAAVYEAAIPFSCDRQGCAESSHLAGQGPTVQRDRGSASQVAEEEPVEKHQLKEAFPLAIKMMWNISAGSSSEAILDAMGRELVPATGVALAGEYGAVSGRRKPVLGRKKLQPHPNIIQVIRAFTSSVPLLPGAFTDYPDVLPLSLNPRGIGHSRTLFLVMKNYPCTLRQYLRESSPDVCLSTMMILQLLEGVDHLVRHGIAHRDLKSDNILVEFDSAGCPWLVITDFGCCLADENVGLRLPFTSSYVDRGGNGCLMAPEVITASPGPGTVINYSKADAWAVGAIAYEILGLANPFYGHGDSTLESRSYREDQLPSLPDHVPLEVKQVIKMLLQRDPNKRLSARVAANVLHLTLWGESVLASKTLKPDQMIAWLLCQSAAALLMDGLVDKSRVETKMKMCFLANLEYEDLWAAIFLLLAWRSRSGTQPCDR, encoded by the exons ATGGCGGTGCGGCTGCTGCTGGCCCGGGCCCTGCGCCTGCTGccgcgctgccgcctgccccgcgccccccggcccgaCCCCCGGCCCgacccccggcccgccccgccgccctcgccaTGGCGGCcctggctgtcctggctgccggccgcccgccgcctcctcctgcgCGGGCCGGCCAGCGGGCTGGCGGCCGTGGCGCGGCGAGGCCGCGGCGGGGCCTGCCTGGCGCTGGCGCTGGCGCTGGGGCTGGTGGAGCCGCGCCTGGAGGAGCAGCGACGGGCCGAGGCGGCGTGCCGCAACATCCAG ACAGTATTTGTTGGAAAGAACAAGCCGCAGAAAGATCCCCTGAGCGCCTTCCGCTGGCAGGGCTTCAAGCTGGAAGAGTATCTCATTGGCCAACCCATCGGGAAGGGCTGCAGCGCCGCTGTGTACGAAGCAGCCATTCCTTTCTCTTGCGATCGCCAGGGGTGTGCGGAGAGCAGCCATCTCGCAGGGCAGGGGCCAACTGTGCAGCGGGATCGTGGCTCGGCTTCACAGGTGGCTGAAGAGGAGCCCGTAGAGAAACACCAACTGAAAGAGGCTTTTCCGTTAGCTATCAAAATGATGTGGAACATTTCG GCTGGTTCGTCAAGTGAAGCCATCCTCGATGCTATGGGCCGAGAGCTTGTTCCAGCCACGGGGGTTGCCTTAGCCGGAGAATATGGAGCTGTCTCTGGCCGCAG AAAACCTGTCCTTGGGAGGAAGAAGTTGCAACCTCATCCGAATATAATCCAGGTGATCCGAGCATTCACATCCTCAGTCCCTTTGCTGCCCGGAGCCTTCACAGACTATCCCGATGTTCTTCCATTAAGCCTGAATCCCAGAGGGATTGGTCACAGCCGCACGCTCTTCCTGGTGATGAAGAA TTATCCGTGCACCCTGCGCCAGTATCTGAGGGAGAGCAGTCCAGATGTTTGTCTCTCCACGATGATGATTTTACAGCTCTTGGAAGGTGTGGACCATCTTGTTCGACATGGAATAGCACACAGAGACCTGAAGTCTGACAACATCCTGGTTGAATTTGATTCTG CTGGCTGCCCCTGGCTGGTGATCACGGACTTCGGTTGCTGTTTGGCAGATGAAAACGTCGGCTTGAGACTGCCTTTCACCAGCTCTTACGTGGATCGGGGTGGCAACGGCTGTCTTATGGCTCCCGAG GTGATCACAGCGTCACCTGGTCCGGGCACGGTGATCAACTACAGTAAAGCTGATGCTTGGGCTGTTGGAGCAATCGCCTATGAAATCCTTGGCCTGGCCAATCCTTTCTATGGCCACGGGGACTCAACTCTGGAAAGCAGAAGTTACCGTGAAGACCAGCTGCCAAGCCTGCCCGATCACGTGCCCCTTGAGGTGAAGCAAGTGATAAAGATGCTACTTCAGAGGGATCCCAACAAG AGATTGTCTGCTAGAGTTGCTGCTAATGTGCTTCACCTAACCCTCTGGGGTGAAAGCGTTCTAGCATCCAAGACCCTGAAACCCGACCAGATGAttgcctggctgctctgccagTCTGCGGCCGCTCTGCTCATGGATGGACTGGTGGATAAAAGCCGGGTAGAAACCAAAATGAAGATGTGCTTTTTGGCAAACCTTGAGTATGAAGACCTCTGGGCAGCAATATTCCTGTTGCTGGCCTGGAGAAGCCGGTCTGGGACACAACCGTGCGATAGATAA